A genomic segment from Segniliparus rotundus DSM 44985 encodes:
- a CDS encoding polyprenyl synthetase family protein — MTNLAASIGTKAFCRSVEDRVRQQVDSLPPAIRGPACHHFGIREAGGKSPGMGKIARSRLCAELASMVDGPHVTIPRERAITAATAIEMIHNFGLIHDDIMDQDEERRGRKAVWVAYGTGMAILLGDILLATAVKIAASVGNTRIADIFNQAIGKLIEGQLLDMGSNIGTTLEELWGIAEKKTASLFELAAMSIAELACVTQRQGEAMESFSRHYGVAFQYMNDAASFFAGNSHDPRALSDIKNRRATLPAVLLVQNALPGSDALIAHFSDDQPLTGGAAYEIMRALRSDAVRDMARQAVLQELEMAQNALSAEFEPCSVLALASEMLDSKILGGLMSPC, encoded by the coding sequence ATGACCAACCTTGCCGCGAGCATCGGAACCAAAGCGTTTTGCCGTTCTGTGGAAGACAGGGTCAGGCAGCAGGTGGACTCCCTGCCTCCTGCAATTCGGGGTCCTGCTTGCCACCACTTCGGCATACGCGAGGCGGGGGGAAAGAGCCCCGGTATGGGCAAGATCGCGCGGTCAAGGCTGTGCGCCGAGCTGGCCAGTATGGTCGACGGCCCCCATGTGACGATCCCAAGGGAGCGGGCGATCACCGCCGCCACGGCAATTGAGATGATCCATAACTTCGGCCTGATCCATGACGACATCATGGATCAGGACGAGGAGCGCCGGGGCCGCAAAGCCGTGTGGGTGGCGTACGGAACGGGCATGGCCATTCTGCTCGGCGACATTTTGCTGGCCACCGCCGTGAAAATAGCGGCCAGTGTCGGAAACACGAGAATCGCCGATATCTTCAACCAAGCTATCGGCAAGCTCATCGAGGGGCAGCTGCTCGACATGGGCTCGAATATCGGGACCACGTTGGAAGAGCTCTGGGGCATCGCTGAGAAGAAGACCGCGTCCCTGTTCGAGTTGGCGGCAATGTCGATCGCCGAGTTGGCCTGCGTGACGCAGAGGCAGGGCGAAGCGATGGAAAGTTTTTCTCGGCACTACGGCGTGGCGTTCCAGTACATGAACGACGCCGCCAGTTTCTTCGCGGGAAACAGCCACGACCCTCGGGCGCTCTCGGACATCAAGAACCGCAGGGCCACCCTCCCGGCTGTTCTGTTGGTCCAGAATGCATTGCCAGGCTCGGATGCGCTGATCGCGCACTTCAGCGATGACCAGCCGCTCACCGGGGGAGCGGCGTATGAAATTATGCGCGCATTGAGAAGCGACGCTGTGCGGGATATGGCGCGCCAGGCTGTATTGCAAGAGTTGGAAATGGCGCAAAACGCTTTGAGCGCGGAATTCGAACCATGCTCGGTGCTCGCTCTTGCGTCAGAAATGTTGGACTCGAAAATCCTCGGCGGATTGATGTCTCCATGCTGA
- a CDS encoding UbiA family prenyltransferase, with amino-acid sequence MLGARSCVRNVGLENPRRIDVSMLKERVRREISITLRLNINNIWVAMFPAVVFAAAGWVSNGSSSATEALKFLAALVWSYFFSYVFDAANQAVGCEEDVLNKPHRPIPHGLVDSRGLWARYRWASALFVAVSLVGNATTLAASLGWVLVTLFAHTQLKPRHYYLWKPVTTWLGVVAQLAGGWSFMDDLASESIMWIVVVATMFIVAQPIEDVRDIAGDTRMGKVSLAYLFGAKKVCVAFCLIIAAWPFLAYALFLHSSTLSPWEWGALLLLGALCGIAFHHAYQWNSLHHQRRAYIVYCFAYIALTLVPLSCLVSR; translated from the coding sequence ATGCTCGGTGCTCGCTCTTGCGTCAGAAATGTTGGACTCGAAAATCCTCGGCGGATTGATGTCTCCATGCTGAAAGAACGTGTCCGTCGTGAAATTTCGATAACCCTGCGGCTCAATATCAACAACATCTGGGTGGCGATGTTCCCCGCAGTGGTGTTCGCGGCGGCGGGATGGGTCTCGAATGGCAGCTCCAGCGCGACAGAGGCCCTCAAATTTCTCGCAGCGCTGGTCTGGTCTTATTTTTTCAGCTATGTCTTCGATGCGGCGAACCAAGCTGTCGGGTGCGAGGAGGACGTCCTCAACAAGCCGCACCGGCCGATTCCGCACGGCCTCGTCGACTCGCGGGGCCTCTGGGCCCGTTATCGGTGGGCTTCGGCTCTTTTTGTCGCTGTTTCGCTGGTCGGCAATGCCACCACTCTGGCAGCGTCTTTGGGGTGGGTGCTTGTCACGTTGTTCGCGCACACCCAGCTCAAGCCTCGCCACTACTACCTGTGGAAACCTGTGACCACATGGCTCGGCGTGGTGGCCCAACTCGCTGGCGGCTGGTCTTTCATGGACGATTTGGCGAGCGAAAGCATCATGTGGATCGTTGTGGTCGCAACTATGTTCATCGTGGCTCAGCCTATAGAAGACGTGCGTGACATCGCAGGCGACACTCGCATGGGCAAGGTTTCGTTGGCGTACTTGTTCGGAGCGAAGAAAGTATGCGTGGCTTTCTGCCTGATCATTGCGGCATGGCCGTTTTTGGCGTACGCGCTGTTCCTGCACTCCTCGACTCTGTCGCCTTGGGAATGGGGGGCTTTGCTTTTGCTCGGCGCGCTGTGCGGCATTGCTTTTCACCACGCCTACCAGTGGAATTCACTCCACCATCAAAGGCGTGCCTACATTGTGTACTGTTTCGCCTATATCGCGCTGACGTTGGTCCCTTTGAGCTGTCTTGTGTCTCGATGA
- the idi gene encoding isopentenyl-diphosphate Delta-isomerase, translating into MEFARGNVGTVDLVDAQGRSTGVRPVADAHRAPGVLHRAFSVLLLRDGNEMLLQRRSVAKERWPGFWSNSCCGHPRSADTLVDDAKRRVFEELGIRVDALEHAGSFVYRATLREWTEHEYDHVLIGNMAGEDSLLRPDPKEIGELLWLPVQDSLEALRQVTPWLPLVLEQVRARLA; encoded by the coding sequence ATGGAGTTCGCTAGAGGGAATGTCGGCACTGTCGACCTGGTGGACGCGCAAGGCCGCTCAACAGGTGTGAGACCCGTGGCCGACGCGCACCGGGCGCCAGGCGTTCTGCACCGCGCCTTCAGCGTGCTGTTGCTCCGGGACGGCAACGAAATGCTTTTGCAGAGGCGTTCGGTCGCAAAAGAGCGGTGGCCTGGTTTTTGGTCGAATAGCTGTTGCGGGCATCCGCGTTCTGCAGACACCCTCGTCGACGACGCGAAGCGTCGTGTTTTCGAAGAGCTCGGCATTCGTGTGGACGCGCTCGAGCATGCCGGATCTTTCGTGTACCGAGCAACGCTGCGCGAGTGGACGGAACACGAGTACGACCATGTGCTGATCGGCAACATGGCCGGGGAGGACTCGCTCTTGCGGCCGGATCCGAAGGAAATCGGCGAGTTGCTGTGGCTTCCCGTGCAAGATTCCCTGGAGGCCCTGCGCCAGGTCACCCCCTGGCTCCCCCTGGTCCTGGAACAAGTCCGGGCTCGTCTTGCCTGA
- the glnA gene encoding type I glutamate--ammonia ligase codes for MNRQEEFVLRALEERDIRFVRLWFTDVLGYLKSVAIAPAELEGAFAEGIGFDGSSIEGFSRVYEADMVAKPDPSTFQVLPWTTSSGKHHSARMFCDIAMPDGSSSWADSRYVLRRQLNRALELGFSCYVHPEIEFFLLKDSPSKLAPPVPADDGGYFDQAVHDSAPDFRRHVVHALEFMGISVEFSHHENAPGQQEIDLRYADALSMADNVMTLRYLVKEVAIQEGVRATFMPKPFTQHAGSAMHTHMSLFEGEANAFHSPDDPLQLSPIGKSFIAGILEHANEISAVTNQWVNSYKRLVQGGEAPTAACWGASNRSALVRVPMYTPNKASSRRIEVRSPDSSCNPYLTFAVLLAAGLRGVEKGYDLPAQAEDDVWSLSSAERKAMGYRPLPESLSEALTAMEGSELVAQALGEHVFDYFLRNKRHEWSEYSRQVTPFELHNYLAL; via the coding sequence ATGAACCGCCAAGAGGAGTTCGTGCTCCGCGCGCTCGAAGAACGGGACATCCGCTTCGTCCGCCTCTGGTTCACCGACGTGCTGGGTTACCTCAAGTCGGTGGCCATCGCCCCAGCGGAGTTGGAAGGAGCCTTCGCCGAGGGCATCGGCTTCGACGGTTCCTCCATCGAGGGCTTCTCCCGCGTGTACGAGGCGGACATGGTCGCCAAACCGGACCCGTCGACGTTCCAGGTCCTCCCGTGGACCACGAGCAGCGGCAAGCACCACTCCGCGCGGATGTTCTGCGACATCGCGATGCCGGACGGCTCGTCCTCCTGGGCCGACTCCCGATATGTGCTGCGCCGCCAGCTCAATCGCGCCTTGGAACTCGGTTTCTCTTGTTACGTCCACCCGGAGATCGAGTTCTTCCTGCTCAAGGACTCGCCGTCGAAGCTCGCCCCGCCGGTGCCCGCCGACGACGGCGGGTACTTCGACCAGGCCGTGCACGATTCGGCCCCGGACTTCCGCCGCCATGTCGTCCACGCGCTGGAGTTCATGGGCATCTCGGTCGAGTTCAGCCACCACGAGAACGCGCCCGGCCAGCAAGAGATCGACTTGCGCTACGCCGACGCCCTGTCCATGGCGGACAATGTCATGACGTTGCGCTACCTGGTCAAAGAGGTGGCGATCCAGGAGGGCGTGCGCGCCACGTTCATGCCCAAACCGTTCACCCAGCACGCCGGTTCCGCCATGCACACGCACATGAGCCTCTTCGAGGGCGAGGCGAACGCCTTCCACAGCCCGGACGACCCGCTGCAGCTGTCGCCGATCGGCAAATCGTTCATCGCGGGCATCCTGGAGCACGCGAACGAGATCAGCGCCGTCACAAACCAATGGGTGAACTCGTACAAGCGACTCGTCCAAGGCGGCGAGGCCCCCACGGCGGCCTGCTGGGGCGCGTCAAACCGCTCCGCCCTCGTGCGGGTGCCGATGTACACGCCGAACAAAGCCTCCTCGCGCCGCATCGAAGTGCGCAGCCCGGACTCCTCCTGCAACCCGTACTTGACGTTCGCGGTCCTGCTCGCCGCAGGTTTGCGCGGTGTGGAGAAAGGCTACGACCTGCCTGCCCAGGCCGAAGACGACGTGTGGTCCTTGTCCTCGGCGGAGCGCAAAGCGATGGGGTACCGCCCGTTGCCGGAAAGCCTGTCCGAGGCCCTCACCGCGATGGAAGGCTCCGAGCTGGTCGCGCAAGCCCTCGGCGAGCACGTCTTCGACTACTTCCTGCGCAACAAACGCCACGAATGGTCCGAGTACAGCCGTCAAGTGACTCCCTTCGAGCTGCACAATTACCTCGCTCTGTGA